The Chloroflexota bacterium genome has a window encoding:
- a CDS encoding YlbF family regulator, which yields MLDANLEKTVREFAAWLVQTPPLAELRKAQGQLEADAEAQRLLTEWDRKQQELLQRQRDGQAISMAEITPLRQVQNRIRAHPMVITYSEMRKQAQSYLTDLCAEISEVLRVDWETLSRAIGEETP from the coding sequence ATGCTAGATGCAAACTTAGAAAAGACCGTGAGAGAATTCGCAGCCTGGCTAGTGCAAACACCTCCATTAGCAGAACTACGCAAAGCGCAAGGGCAGCTGGAGGCCGATGCTGAAGCTCAGCGCCTGCTGACAGAATGGGACCGGAAGCAACAAGAACTGCTACAGCGACAGCGGGATGGCCAGGCTATTTCGATGGCCGAAATAACGCCTCTGCGCCAAGTGCAAAATCGAATTCGCGCTCATCCCATGGTCATCACCTATAGCGAGATGCGCAAGCAGGCACAATCCTATCTGACCGATCTCTGTGCAGAAATCAGTGAAGTGCTACGAGTGGATTGGGAGACCTTGAGCCGAGCAATCGGTGAGGAAACGCCCTAG
- a CDS encoding YlbF family regulator, with translation MTNQPRNEGVITAAAVAKEAKEFRDFTNALMYTPEYRAFDLARQQLRQDAVALRAIQDFQEKQQYLQMMQMWGTISQNDQDELQRLYESMMQIPAVQDYVHCQEELAKMFRQVARLISECIGTEFPPQQSSCCG, from the coding sequence ATGACCAATCAACCACGTAACGAAGGGGTGATAACCGCCGCTGCCGTAGCTAAAGAGGCAAAAGAGTTCCGCGACTTTACCAATGCCCTGATGTACACGCCTGAGTATAGAGCCTTTGACCTGGCCCGCCAACAACTGCGCCAGGATGCGGTGGCCCTCCGGGCAATACAGGATTTCCAAGAGAAGCAACAATATCTGCAAATGATGCAAATGTGGGGTACAATCAGCCAAAACGACCAGGATGAACTGCAGCGTCTGTACGAGAGCATGATGCAGATACCCGCTGTGCAGGATTATGTTCATTGCCAGGAAGAGTTGGCGAAAATGTTTCGCCAAGTCGCACGGCTCATTAGTGAATGCATCGGCACAGAATTCCCACCCCAGCAGTCAAGCTGCTGCGGATGA
- a CDS encoding cytochrome c biogenesis protein CcdA, which produces MEWDFSAVANVSLWAYLIVFTRGVLTSIGPCNMAMIPLVIAFVAGQKQISRWRSLTLSGAFALGLAITFTALGVLAALVGRIIGAGGLWYYVMAAVCIIMGLQWMGVVSLPLPDWGAGQREKIKRRGMMGALLLGLVSGFVASGCAMPALIAILTLVMSKGALAYGASLLLMYGAGRGVPIVLLGTFAGWTKLMPKRSAWTARIEQLSGAFMVLIGLYFLWSA; this is translated from the coding sequence ATGGAATGGGATTTTTCGGCAGTAGCCAATGTCTCGTTGTGGGCTTATCTGATTGTCTTTACCCGGGGGGTGTTGACTAGCATTGGGCCATGCAACATGGCCATGATCCCGCTAGTTATCGCCTTCGTCGCAGGGCAGAAGCAGATTAGCCGTTGGCGCAGTCTGACCCTCTCTGGAGCGTTCGCCCTGGGGCTGGCGATTACCTTCACAGCTCTGGGAGTGCTCGCCGCCCTGGTGGGGCGGATTATTGGTGCAGGTGGCCTGTGGTACTATGTCATGGCAGCGGTGTGCATTATCATGGGCTTGCAGTGGATGGGAGTCGTTTCGCTTCCCCTGCCAGACTGGGGTGCCGGACAGCGCGAAAAGATCAAGCGACGTGGTATGATGGGAGCATTACTGCTCGGCCTGGTCTCAGGCTTCGTTGCCTCTGGCTGCGCCATGCCTGCGCTGATTGCTATTCTCACGCTTGTCATGTCCAAGGGTGCGCTAGCCTACGGCGCGAGCCTGCTCCTGATGTACGGAGCTGGGCGTGGTGTGCCTATCGTCTTGCTCGGCACCTTTGCGGGTTGGACGAAACTCATGCCTAAGAGGTCGGCATGGACAGCTCGGATTGAGCAATTGAGTGGGGCATTCATGGTCCTAATCGGATTGTATTTCCTATGGAGTGCTTGA
- a CDS encoding zinc ribbon domain-containing protein, whose translation MPTYEFECGDCGERFEIRASFREKEKDLSPKCPRCGSDNTGQVFGDLVFFAKSGEVAFTKPSGGSCCSAR comes from the coding sequence ATGCCAACCTATGAGTTTGAATGTGGTGATTGTGGCGAGCGCTTCGAAATCCGCGCCTCATTTCGGGAGAAAGAGAAGGACTTGAGCCCCAAATGTCCGCGCTGCGGCAGCGACAACACCGGCCAAGTCTTCGGCGACTTGGTCTTCTTTGCCAAATCAGGTGAGGTAGCTTTTACCAAACCGTCAGGCGGCAGTTGTTGCTCGGCACGCTGA
- a CDS encoding metal-sulfur cluster assembly factor produces the protein MITEQMILEALRPVVDPEIGMSVVDLGMIREIVLDKEGKVEIKMVLTTPFCPLASMLTAQVEQATAAVPGVKEAKVTLLDEPWNPAWMKH, from the coding sequence ATGATAACTGAACAAATGATTCTAGAAGCATTACGGCCAGTTGTGGACCCGGAGATCGGCATGAGCGTGGTAGACCTGGGCATGATCCGCGAGATTGTGCTGGACAAGGAGGGAAAGGTAGAGATCAAGATGGTTTTAACCACGCCCTTCTGCCCTCTTGCCAGTATGCTCACGGCACAGGTGGAGCAAGCTACAGCCGCTGTGCCGGGGGTGAAAGAAGCTAAAGTAACACTGTTGGATGAGCCTTGGAATCCGGCATGGATGAAACACTGA